Proteins encoded in a region of the Quercus lobata isolate SW786 chromosome 8, ValleyOak3.0 Primary Assembly, whole genome shotgun sequence genome:
- the LOC115955145 gene encoding anthranilate synthase alpha subunit 2, chloroplastic-like: MEIVAKENMVTIMDHEERSLTKELVEDPMVITRRISKGWKPQLIDKLPCTFCDHCLVDLLHGWQDGRLPYNLWMGVPSVQQSPALQKSSAASP; encoded by the exons ATGGAAATTGTTGCAAAAGAAAATATGGTAACAATAATGGACCATGAGGAAAGGAGTTTGACTAAAGAGTTGGTTGAAGATCCAATGGTGATTACCAGAAGAATCTCAAAGGGCTGGAAACCTCAACTTATTGATAAACTCCCATGCACATTTTGTG ACCATTGCCTGGTTGATTTGTTGCATGGATGGCAAGATGGAAGACTACCATATAACCTATGGATG GGCGTTCCTTCGGTCCAACAATCCCCAGCTCTTCAAAAATCATCAGCTGCATCCCCTTAA